The following coding sequences are from one Lolium rigidum isolate FL_2022 chromosome 6, APGP_CSIRO_Lrig_0.1, whole genome shotgun sequence window:
- the LOC124668479 gene encoding phospholipase A1-II 3-like, whose amino-acid sequence MYPYLQLCVLLVAILSAVATAERWREISGSNQWNGLLDPLDIEVRRAVIRYGELAQATSDAFIGDLASPYAGSSRYGPSSFFYKVQASNPGEYRVTRFIYATSSVRLPDGFMTRPLPEGAWSRESNWMGYVGVATDAGAAALGRRDIVVAWRATRRTVEWVSDLDFVLVPAAGVVGPGQGWSQPAVHRGFLSVYMSKNPTSRFNKQSAREQVLTEVGRLLDTYKNENCSITITGHSLGAALSTLNAVDLVANGLNVRGSSRIPVPVTAILFGGPRVGDEQFKKAFDSMAGAGLSLLRVRNALDIVPTILPSLLYRDVGAELLVDTRKSPYLKNPVGPAQWHNLECYLHAVAGTQGAGDGAGFSLEVDRDVALVNKEEDALKDQYPVPAKWWEENNKGMVKNATGHWVLNDHEEGNLAL is encoded by the exons ATGTACCCGTATCTTCAGCTCTGTGTACTGCTCGTCGCCATTCTCTCGGCCGTAGCAACTGCTGAACGATGGAGGGAGATCAGCGGCAGCAACCAATGGAACGGCCTTCTAGACCCCCTCGACATTGAAGTCCGGCGCGCCGTCATCCGCTACGGCGAGCTGGCACAGGCGACGTCGGACGCCTTCATCGGCGACCTGGCGTCACCGTACGCCGGCTCTTCCCGGTACGGCCCGTCCTCCTTCTTCTACAAGGTCCAGGCGTCCAACCCAGGCGAGTACCGCGTGACGCGGTTCATCTACGCGACGTCGAGCGTCCGGCTGCCCGACGGGTTCATGACGAGGCCGCTGCCAGAGGGCGCGTGGAGCAGGGAGTCCAACTGGATGGGGTACGTCGGGGTGGCCACCGacgccggcgcggcggcgctcGGGAGGCGGGACATCGTGGTGGCGTGGCGCGCGACGAGGCGGACGGTGGAGTGGGTCAGCGACCTGGACTTCGTGCTGGTGCCGGCGGCCGGCGTCGTCGGGCCGGGGCAGGGCTGGTCGCAGCCGGCGGTGCACAGAGGGTTcctgtccgtgtacatgtccaagaaTCCCACGTCGCGGTTCAACAAGCAGAGCGCGCGCGAGCAG GTACTGACTGAAGTAGGAAGGCTGCTGGACACCTACAAGAACGAGAACTGCAGCATCACCATAACCGGCCACAGCCTCGGAGCCGCGCTGTCCACGCTCAACGCCGTCGACCTGGTCGCCAACGGGCTCAACGTCCGGGGCTCGTCCCGGATCCCCGTGCCCgtcacggccatcctcttcggcgGGCCCCGTGTCGGCGACGAGCAGTTCAAGAAGGCCTTCGACTCCATGGCTGGCGCCGGCCTCAGCCTGCTCCGCGTCCGCAATGCCCTCGACATCGTGCCCACCATCCTGCCCTCCCTGCTCTACAGGGATGTCGGCGCCGAGCTGCTTGTCGACACGCGCAAGTCGCCGTACCTCAAGAATCCGGTGGGCCCTGCCCAGTGGCACAACCTCGAGTGCTACTTGCACGCGGTCGCCGGCACTCAGGGGGCGGGCGACGGCGCGGGGTTCAGCCTGGAGGTCGACCGCGACGTGGCGCTCgtcaacaaggaagaggacgcgcTCAAGGACCAGTACCCCGTGCCGGCCAAGTGGTGGGAGGAGAATAACAAGGGCATGGTGAAGAACGCCACTGGACACTGGGTATTGAACGATCACGAGGAGGGCAACCTTGCCTTGtga